One genomic region from Salvia hispanica cultivar TCC Black 2014 chromosome 2, UniMelb_Shisp_WGS_1.0, whole genome shotgun sequence encodes:
- the LOC125207233 gene encoding putative late blight resistance protein homolog R1A-10 — MAAYAALVSVMQIINQIESHPRPPISLHRNQIESLTQSITLLQEFLEHYSSHGGYTEEEDIWEIRIAKAAYSAEDVIESHIVDQILARSTNDAENTSSTEFYQGLQKVIEEMNSINIEIKEKMVVQDRMRIIKSVTADAAGSSRSTSGAQKVTMVGFDDVLYQMLDKITGGRPDRQIIPIVGMGGIGKTTLARNIYANPLVRHHFDLCAWSTISQEYNAREILRQVLDHLGKGNTGDLSEEELGEQLYKYLFGRRYFIVMDDMWDIKAWDGVRNFFPNNDNGSRIVVTTRLANLASNFNYSNGLDMKFLDEATSWNLFSKTVFGEQICPLELEDVGKKIVKGCKGLPLSIVVIGGLLSKSERTRENWESIQRNLSSVVNMEDNESCLQILYMSYDNLPVCIKPCFLYLGVLPEDDETPISQLIPIWVAEGFVTPFDGKSLEEVAEEYLEELVDRNLLLVEKRNHYGKLKSFKLHDLLRDVCLREAGKMKFLSVLREKSIHDIPQDIYSQRRILSTLWEYPTTLLQSLEAAPLVRTWIGDLPKSLSYNFRLLRVSFSDKYFEEESSENYGEFLLRLVNLRFFVVDTDEHLSRIPSAISSLWNLQTLVLYNMGFDYIFEFWKMPQLRHVMTYEGTLDAAYGLNGDMNGQDGVFVLENLQSLFVMSNLNFGEGVVRRIPNIKRLKLYYNKTSTKGCDYCLSNLQYLHKLEVLGFRYSNNFHKYLDSELIFPSSLKKLTLEKTMLHWEDMEITIGSLPHLQVLKLKMDSFVGIEWETFEGQFRSLKFLLIESCDIERWMTDKTHFPRLEHLVLRKLFWFREIPLSIGDILTLQSIELEDCRATVVDSAQRIVDEQEELGNEGLQLRVQKNL; from the exons ATGGCAGCCTATGCCGCTCTTGTCTCTGTAATGCaaatcatcaatcaaattGAGAGCCATCCTCGCCCTCCAATCTCTCTCCACAGAAATCAGATTGAATCTCTCACTCAATCGATTACTCTCCTCCAAGAATTTCTCGAGCATTATTCTTCCCACGGCGGCTAcactgaagaagaagatatttGGGAGATTCGCATAGCAAAAGCAGCTTACTCAGCTGAAGATGTGATTGAGTCTCATATAGTGGATCAGATTCTTGCCCGATCCACAAATGATGCCGAAAATACCAGCTCTACTGAATTCTATCAAG GTCTGCAGAAGGTGATAGAAGAAATGAATTCGATAAACATTGAGATTAAGGAGAAGATGGTAGTCCAAGACAGAATGCGCATCATAAAGTCTGTTACTGCTGATGCTGCAGGCTCATCTAGATCTACTTCCGGTGCTCAGAAGGTTACCATGGTTGGTTTTGATGATGTCTTGTATCAAATGCTGGACAAGATCACTGGAGGACGGCCTGATCGCCAAATCATCCCGATTGTTGGAATGGGTGGGATAGGTAAGACGACCCTTGCTCGAAATATCTATGCAAATCCACTTGTCCGGCatcattttgatttatgtGCATGGTCTACGATTTCTCAAGAGTATAATGCAAGGGAAATTCTCAGACAAGTCCTCGATCATCTAGGCAAGGGGAACACGGGTGATTTGAGTGAAGAGGAATTAGGAGAGCAActgtacaaatatttattcGGTAGGAGGTATTTTATTGTGATGGATGATATGTGGGATATTAAAGCATGGGATGGAGTTAGGAATTTCTTCCCTAATAACGACAATGGGAGTAGAATAGTAGTGACTACAAGGCTGGCAAACTTGGCTTCTAACTTTAACTACTCGAATGGTCTTGATATGAAGTTTTTGGATGAGGCCACTAGTTGGAATCTGTTTTCCAAAACTGTGTTCGGGGAACAAATTTGCCCTCTTGAATTGGAGGACGTTGGAAAGAagatcgtgaaaggttgcaaagGACTTCCATTGTCAATTGTTGTGATCGGGGGCCTCTTATCAAAGTCTGAGCGAACACGAGAGAATTGGGAGTCTATTCAGCGAAACTTAAGTTCAGTTGTGAACATGGAGGATAACGAAAGTTGCTTGCAAATATTATACATGAGTTATGATAATTTGCCGGTTTGTATTAAACCATGCTTTCTATATTTGGGAGTATTGCCGGAAGATGACGAGACACCAATCTCTCAACTCATCCCAATATGGGTTGCTGAGGGATTTGTAACACCATTTGACGGGAAGAGTTTAGAAGAGGTAGCAGAAGAGTACTTAGAAGAACTTGTTGATAGAAATCTGCTTTTAGTCGAAAAACGCAACCATTATGGAAAACTAAAATCATTCAAACTCCATGATCTCTTGAGAGATGTATGTTTGAGAGAAGCCGGAAAAATGAAGTTTTTATCTGTGCTAAGAGAGAAGAGCATTCATGACATTCCACAAGACATATATTCGCAACGACGTATTCTAAGCACGTTATGGGAATATCCGACAACACTCCTCCAATCTCTGGAAGCTGCACCACTTGTCCGTACTTGGATTGGGGATCTTCCAAAGAGTTTGTCGTATAATTTTAGATTGCTGAGGGTTTCCTTTTCTGATAAGTACTTTGAGGAAGAAAGTAGTGAAAATTATGGAGAATTTTTACTCCGGCTAGTTAACTTGCGATTCTTTGTTGTCGATACCGATGAACATCTGTCTAGAATTCCTTCTGCCATCTCTTCTCTCTGGAATTTGCAGACACTAGTTCTGTATAACATGGGTTTTGACTACATTTTCGAGTTTTGGAAGATGCCTCAACTTAGGCATGTCATGACCTATGAGGGGACACTTGATGCTGCGTACGGTCTCAATGGTGATATGAATGGGCAAGATGGAGTCTTTGTATTGGAAAACCTACAGTCGCTTTTTGTAATGAGCAATCTCAACTTCGGTGAGGGGGTGGTTAGAAGAATCCCCAATATCAAAAGGTTAAAGTTGTATTATAATAAAACCTCAACCAAGGGATGTGATTACTGTCTCAGCAATCTTCAGTATCTTCACAAACTCGAAGTTCTTGGCTTTCGTTACTCAAATAATTTCCACAAATATTTGGATTCGGAACTCATCTTCCCTTCTTCCCTCAAGAAGTTGACGTTGGAAAAGACCATGCTCCATTGGGAAGACATGGAGATAACGATAGGTTCGTTGCCTCATCTTCAAGTTCTCAAACTGAAAATGGACTCCTTTGTTGGGATTGAGTGGGAAACATTTGAAGGTCAATTTCGTAGTCTCAAATTCTTGCTGATTGAAAGTTGCGATATAGAGAGATGGATGACGGACAAGACCCACTTTCCACGCCTCGAGCACCTTGTTCTCCGGAAATTATTTTGGTTTCGGGAGATTCCTTTGAGCATCGGAGACATACTAACACTTCAATCAATTGAGTTGGAAGATTGTAGGGCTACTGTGGTGGACTCCGCTCAAAGAATAGTAGACGAGCAAGAGGAATTAGGAAATGAAGGCCTTCAACTTCGAGTTCAAAAGAATTTGTAA